The following are from one region of the Coffea eugenioides isolate CCC68of chromosome 2, Ceug_1.0, whole genome shotgun sequence genome:
- the LOC113759461 gene encoding uncharacterized protein LOC113759461, with protein sequence MATLRNLVLELHSQRGQSARNSPSDNEVSQGRNYQAPTRFSRLEFPRFHGEDFQEWLFKIEKFFEVDETPNHVKMKMVAMNLEGKAVQRHQVFLRSRITRNLPAWEEYIKEMASRFGVCLYNDPMGELKALKQEGSVLEYQEQFEELLNRVDLPEDYATSCFLSGLKAEIQLAVRMFMPKILRDDKALLPSPSQDRSEKAAEGHTRKPFKRLSSTEMDEKRAKGLCFWCDEKFGVGCRCRNRQLFQLEVCAEDEDEELEVESEEEGDVSQANLAHIPLNAMTLTAVPKFRTMRVTGHVGKTSVNIFIDCGSSHNFIHPDLINKLGLRVQEVPPLVVEVADGNKITTNRLCTGFTWKMQNQVFKTDAMVLPVESCELVLGVQWLSTLGDIKRNIKEMKMKFLNGKRRVVLRGKGQQAIQLAIAEEQLGSLCQAKKNLQVTNFTHDSEASELNELLMEFEDVFKESSELPPHRTQDHQIVLNEGTVPVNVRPYRYLVFQKNEIEKLIQEILQSGVIRHSTSPFSSPVVLVKKKDGTWRMCIDYRELNLATIRICPDDIAKTAFRTHERNYEFVVMPFGLTNAYSTFQSLMNTVFRPYLRKFILVFFDDILKSKCSFAQKQVAYLGHVISGEEVQADPQKVQAIQQWPVSSNLKELRGFFGLVGYYRRFIKDFGKLARPLTELLKKNNFIWTKQATEAFSKLKLVMSSPPVLALPDFSQTFEVETDASGDGIGAILSQKRRPLAYFSQALATKHKGISVYEREMLAIRVSTPMQQKWVAKLMGHDYEFQYKKGVDNVVADALSRQPSSNIAILAPILVIKSALITEIQNNCTQDPQLQLLI encoded by the exons ATGGCAACTCTCAGAAATTTGGTGTTGGAACTGCATTCTCAGAGAGGGCAATCTGCAAGGAATTCACCTTCTGACAATGAGGTGTCTCAGGGAAGGAATTACCAAGCTCCCACACGCTTCTCTCGCTTGGAGTTTCCCAGATTCCATGGAGAGGATTTCCAGGAATGGTTGTTCAAGATTGAAAAATTCTTTGAGGTAGATGAGACACCTAATCATGTGAAGATGAAGATGGTTGCTATGAACTTGGAGGGAAAGGCAGTCCAAAGGCACCAAGTCTTTCTGAGATCGCGCATAACCAGAAATTTACCTGCATGGGAAGAGTACATCAAGGAAATGGCGTCAAGATTTGGAGTTTGCCTGTATAATGATCCAATGGGGGAATTAAAAGCTTTAAAGCAGGAAGGATCGGTGCTTGAGTACCAGGAACAGTTTGAGGAACTACTGAACAGGGTGGACCTCCCTGAAGATTATGCCACGAGCTGTTTTCTCAGTGGTTTGAAGGCAGAAATACAATTAGCTGTGAGGATGTTCATGCCTAAAATATT AAGAGATGATAAGGCATTACTGCCCTCTCCTAGCCAGGATAGGAGTGAAAAGGCTGCAGAAGGCCACACCAGGAAACCATTCAAAAGACTGTCCTCCACTGAAATGGATGAAAAAAGAGCAAAGGGCCTCTGTTTCTGGTGTGATGAAAAATTTGGAGTTGGCTGCAGATGCAGGAATAGGCAGCTATTTCAGTTGGAAGTGTGTGCAGAAGATGAGGATGAGGAGTTGGAGGTAGAATCTGAGGAGGAGGGGGACGTCTCACAGGCCAATTTGGCCCACATCCCTTTAAATGCCATGACCCTCACTGCTGTTCCTAAGTTCAGAACAATGAGGGTAACTGGTCATGTGGGGAAAACTTCAGTGAATATTTTCATAGACTGTGGGAGCTCTCACAACTTTATCCACCCAGATTTAATCAACAAATTGGGGTTGAGAGTGCAAGAAGTGCCACCTCTTGTGGTGGAAGTAGCAGATGGCAACAAGATCACTACCAACAGATTGTGTACTGGTTTCACCTGGAAGATGCAGAATCAAGTCTTCAAGACTGATGCCATGGTGTTACCTGTGGAAAGCTGTGAGTTAGTGTTAGGGGTCCAATGGCTATCAACTCTAGGTGATATCAAAAGGAAcatcaaagaaatgaaaatgaaatttctaAATGGAAAGAGGAGGGTGGTGTTAAGAGGGAAAGGTCAGCAGGCTATTCAATTG GCAATAGCAGAAGAACAACTAGGCAGCCTTTGTCAGGCAAAGAAGAACCTCCAAGTGACAAATTTTACCCATGACTCCGAAGCAAGTGAATTGAATGAATTGTTAATGGAGTTTGAGGATGTTTTTAAAGAATCTTCTGAACTTCCCCCACATCGAACCCAAGATCACCAAATTGTGCTCAATGAAGGTACAGTACCTGTGAATGTAAGGCCTTACAGATATCTTGTCTTCCAAAAAAATGAGATAGAGAAATTGATTCAGGAAATATTGCAATCTGGAGTTATTAGGCACAGTACAAGTCCTTTTTCATCTCCAGTGGTGTTAGTCAAGAAGAAGGATGGAACTtggaggatgtgtattgactatagggAACTAAATTTAGCAACT ATAAGGATATGCCCTGATGATATTGCTAAAACTGCCTTCAGAACTCATGAAAGGAATTATGAGTTTGTAGTAATGCCATTTGGCTTAACCAATGCATATTCCACCTTCCAAAGCTTGATGAACACTGTGTTTAGGCCTTACTTGAGGAAGTTTATACTAGTTTTCTTTGATGACATTCTT AAAAGCAAGTGCTCTTTTGCCCAAAAACAAGTAGCTTATTTAGGGCATGTGATCTCAGGAGAAGAAGTGCAGGCAGACCCTCAAAAGGTGCAAGCTATACAACAATGGCCTGTATCTTCAAATTTGAAGGAATTGAGAGGATTTTTTGGGTTAGTAGGGTATTACAGAAGGTTTATAAAGGATTTTGGGAAGCTGGCCAGACCTTTGACAGAATTGCTCAAGAAGAACAACTTTATATGGACAAAACAGGCTACAGAGGCATTTTCAAAGCTGAAATTGGTCATGAGTTCACCTCCTGTATTAGCTCTACCAGACTTTTCACAGACTTTTGAAGTGGAGACAGATGCTTCAGGTGATGGCATTGGGGCAATCTTGAGCCAGAAGAGAAGACCTCTGGCTTATTTTAGCCAGGCGTTGGCTACCAAACATAAAGGCATTTCTGTGTATGAAAGAGAGATGCTAGCTATT AGAGTATCTACACCTATGCAGCAAAAATGGGTAGCTAAGCTTATGGGGCATGACTATGAGTTTCAATACAAGAAGGGGGTCGAtaatgtggtagctgatgcaTTGTCCAGACAACCTAGTTCCAATATAGCAATACTAGCTCCAATTTTAGTCATTAAGTCAGCACTGATTACTGAGATCCAAAACAATTGTACTCAAGATCCTCAGTTGCAACTTCTCATATAA